A stretch of Episyrphus balteatus chromosome 2, idEpiBalt1.1, whole genome shotgun sequence DNA encodes these proteins:
- the LOC129909965 gene encoding protein nervous wreck isoform X6 yields the protein MQPPPRKGNYVKFLKNLHTEQVSKLQLKNQHECDLLEDIRQFTIKRSSIEKSYSEALLKISSAYLNKKIPNIPDIKMEGMEERWNMWSVWRTVLEENEKLARARLAAIEVFQQQIADEAKVLRDYKLAIAKKCLNQVVNVQKELHLTVGDVDKTKKQYFDEEHCAHDVRDKARDIEEKLKKKKGSFFQSITSLQKNSARVTSRKELLEEKSTGARNDYILSLAAANAHQNRYFTVDLQTTMTTMENYVFERVAEYLTLMGRTELLTCSATQNSFGKIRDQAQQLTRDYNLQCCYLFYPVLKQHIQYDFEPCDNDPVRKVTAEHESATETLTKEAKNLAGRVVKENSSVRENAKKLALCVALRDSGQRTDPNDPNGPDLDTKIEEFRESIRRSETEKAKAEACLECLRNGGINVDEWVQEAEIMGVQELTRSASSLSMRTDASGQGENPSSDSFYDSDKEEAVEAVAHVKTPLEDKELARARTFSDSDEEQEEEVRAVEAIAPTIGAWEDPTEVNWGAEDRDEELTIPEPKEPIFKCTALYSYTAQNPDELTIVENEQLEVIGEGDGDGWLRARNYRGEEGYVPHNYLDIEQEAVNSTSNTNQLRSQISFSSVDYTVDNEDPTVDSIQSPDQVSVIMAPHKKKPEQEFCIALYDYDATAEDELTFEEGQIIKIVTKSAHGVDDGWWEGELDGKFGNFPSLVVEECDENGEPLTDGGDESPPPTAPPSIALPMAPPLPQEYADELNEDMFQSTDIPDDDSNYVSNGIPSFPPPGRRN from the exons ATGCAGCCTCCACCGCGAAAG GGAAATTAtgtcaagtttttgaaaaatctacatACCGAACAAGTTTCTAAGTTGCAACTTAAAAATCAACATGAGTGTGATTTGTTGGAGGATATTCGACAATTTACCATCAAACGATCAAGTATCGAAAAATCCTATAGTGAAGCATTGCTGAAGATTTCTTCGGCATACTTGAATAAAAAGATACCAAATATTCCTGATATAAAAATGGAAGGAATGGAGGAGAGatg gaataTGTGGAGCGTTTGGCGAACAGTCTTAGAAGAAAATGAGAAGTTGGCTCGAGCTCGTCTTGCAGCAATTGAAGTTTTTCAACAGCAAATTGCTGACGAAGCAAAAGTCTTGCGTGATTATAAGCTAGCGATTGCGAAGAAATGTTTAAATCAAGTCGTTAATGTCCAAAAGGAGCTTCATCTTACTGTAGGCGAtgtagataaaacaaaaaagcaataCTTTGACGAGGAACACTGCGCACATGATGTTCGCGATAAGGCTCGCGACATTGAAGAAaagcttaaaaagaaaaaaggatCATTCTTTCAATCCATCACTTCGTTGCAAAAAAATAGTGCTCGTGTTACTTCACGTAAAGAATTACTTGAGGAAAAATCTACAGGAGCTCGAAATGATTATATTCTTAGTTTAGCAGCAGCTAATGCACATCAAAATCGTTATTTTACCGTCGATTTACAAACAACTATGACAACAATGGAGAATTACGTATTCGAGCGAGTTGCTGAATACTTGACATTAATGGGGCGTACAGAGCTGCTAACATGCTCTGCAACTCAAAAttcttttggaaaaatccgAGACCAAGCCCAGCAACTGACACGAGACTATAATTTGCAATGTTGCTATCTTTTTTATCCTGTACTTAAGCAACACATTCAATATGATTTCGAACCATGCGACAATGATCCAGTGCGCAAGGTTACTGCTGAACATGAGTCAGCAACCGAAACACTTACTAAGGAGGCCAAAAATCTAGCAGGTCGTGTAGTTAAAGAAAATAGTAGTGTTCGGGAGAATGCAAAGAAATTAGCTCTTTGTGTTGCACTTCGAGATTCAGGCCAAAGAACTGACCCGAATGATCCCAATGGACCCGATTTGGATACTAAAATAGAAGAATTCCGTGAGTCTATTCGACGATCGGAAACAGAGAAAGCTAAAGCTGAGGCTTGTCTAGAGTGTTTGAGAAATGGGGGAATAAACGTAGACGAATGGGTACAAGAAGCTGAAATAATGGGGGTTCAGGAACTAACAAGGTCTGCTAGTTCATTATCGATGAGAACAGACGCTTCAGGACAAGGA gaaaatccCAGCTCAGATTCCTTCTATGATAGTGACAAAGAAGAAGCAGTTGAAGCTGTTGCTCACGTTAAAACCCCCTTGGAAGATAAGGAATTGGCAAGAGCAAGAACATTTAGCGATAGCGATGAAG AACAAGAGGAAGAAGTACGTGCAGTTGAAGCTATTGCTCCCACTATAGGAGCTTGGGAAGATCCAACTGAAGTTAATTGGGGTGCTGAGGATCGAGATGAAGAGCTTACAATTCCTGAGCCTAAAGAACCTATTTTCAAGTGCACCGCCTTATATAGTTACACG GCTCAAAATCCAGATGAGTTAACCATTGTTGAGAACGAACAACTTGAAGTTATTGGAGAAGGAGATGGTGATGGTTGGTTACGCGCTCGAAACTATCGTGGCGAAGAGGGTTATGTTCCTCATAATTATTTGGACATCGAACAAGAAGCTGTAAACAGCACATCGAACACTAATCAACTCCGGTCTCaaatatcattttcttctgTTGATTACACGGTGGATAACGAGGATCCTACTGTAGATTCCATTCAATCACCTGACCAGGTATCGGTTATAATGGCACCGCACAAGAAAAAGCCAGAACAAGAGTTTTGTATCGCTTTGTACGATTATGATGCTACTGCAGAAGATGAATTGACATTTGAAGAAggacaaattataaaaattgtcaCAAAAAGCGCACATGGTGTTGACGACGGCTGGTGGGAAGGCGAACTCGATGGGAAATTTGGTAATTTCCCATCTTTGGTTGTAGAAGAATGCGACGAAAACGGAGAACCTCTAACTGATGGTGGAGATGAATCACCCCCACCAACAGCACCACCCAGTATAGCGCTTCCAATGGCACCACCACTACCACAGGAGTATGCTGATGAATTAAATGAGGATATGTTCCAATCAACAGATATTCCAG ATGATGATTCAAATTATGTATCCAATGGAATTCCAAGTTTTCCTCCTCCag
- the LOC129908267 gene encoding E3 ubiquitin-protein ligase Bre1 isoform X2, which translates to MSKRLADEASNASGSTIGQPPIKKVHFEPHLIGPVSTLEEMDIKVLEFQNKKLAQRIEQRMRTEAELRHRIEQLEKRQTQDDAVLNVVNRYWNQLNEDIRVLLQRFDAETADESENKNENEVTTSFLTQLSTWDKEELDDKLANRVQVSKRAVAKIVQVIDRLMQRNEKITVALKSDTVEDGDKMPPIEETLKQSHIEIMTENRNLQNLNTSLHEKFHTMSLKMKEYQDALTAKETENAELKNQIDELQYDLEKIHCRNDKLENHLAEAIEKLKAYHQMHGDPSKSTSSAVKGTTPTNVNSQHFEDLQKELEEHRELSNNRLQELDKLHATHRETLKEVEKLKMDIRQLPESVIVETTEYKCLQSQFSVLYNESMQIKTMLDETRNQLQTSKNQHLRQIEVMESEELIAQKKVRSEMIQMEDVLAQIRKEYETFRIEFEQNMAANEQTAPINREMRHLITSLQNHNGQLKGEVQRYKRKYKDTSADNLRKELEDMVIKLEGTKNQSSSNDEFKQEGSIKEEIGVDPLVSVKEENAEAHVKVEGDDADDDSREPKEGGVKQEKNLSSSPVDKKEVQACTGGGSNVKVERDTKDVQKIKENKTTESELVRDLKAQLKKAINDQKEMKLLLDMYKGVPKDQRDKVQLMATEKKLRSEIEELRQQIKKIQESKREERKKLADEEAIRKIKQLEEQKYELQKQVASQKPVENTWGAAPGYVRPFVGSHEEEALLNEMEVTGQAFEDMQEQNSRLIQQLREKDDANFKLMSERIKANQMHKLLREEKQILDDRMATRDTQIEAMHIVLRKLEEKERNLQNTVATIEKELVLRQQAMEMHKRKAIESAQSAADLKLHLEKYHSQMKEAQQVVAEKTSSLEAEAYKTKRLQEELAQFKRKAERMKKIEMAGTTIDEVMLEEIREYKETLTCPSCKVKRKDAVLSKCFHVFCYDCLRTRYDTRQRKCPKCNCAFGANDYHRLYLT; encoded by the exons ATGTCCAAGAGATTAGCAGACGAGGCAAGCAATGCCAGTGGTTCCACCATTGGCCAACctccaataaaaaaagttcatttcgaACCTCATTTAATTGGACCGGTTTCCACTTTAGAAGAAATGGATATCAAAGTCTTAGAATTCCAAAACAAGAAACTCGCCCAACGCATTGAACAACGAATGCGAACAGAGGCCGAGCTCCGCCACAGAATAGAGCAACTTGAAAAACGACAGACACAAGACGATGCTGTCCTCAATGTCGTCAACAGATATTGGAATCAACTCAATGAAGACATTCGTGTACTCTTGCAGCGTTTCGATGCCGAAACTGCTGACGAGTCAgagaacaaaaatgaaaacgaagTAACAACATCGTTCTTAACCCAATTATCTACTTGGGATAAAGAAGAACTCGATGATAAGCTTGCAAATCGGGTTCAAGTTTCCAAGAGAGCTGTTGCAAAAATTGTCCAAGTCATAGACAGACTAATGCAAAGAAATGAAAAGATAACAGTCGCACTTAAAAGTGACACTGTCGAGGATGGCGACAAAATGCCACCCATTGAAGAGACTCTTAAGCAATCGCATATTGAAATAATGACGGAAAATAGGAACTTACAGAACCTAAATACATCTCTGCATGAGAAATTCCATACCATGTCACTGAAAATGAAAGAATACCAAGATGCTCTCACGGCTAAGGAAACAGAAAACGCAGAGCTCAAGAATCAAATTGATGAGCTCCAATATGACTTGGAGAAGATCCATTGTCGCAATGACAAGTTGGAGAATCATTTGGCTGAAGCCATTGAGAAGTTGAAGGCTTATCATCAAATGCATGGTGATCCAAGTAAATCAACATCTTCTGCTGTCAAAGGAACGACTCCGACTAATGTAAACAGTCAGCACTTTGAAGATCTTCAGAAGGAACTTGAAGAACATCGTGAGTTGTCCAATAATCGACTCCAAGAGTTGGATAAACTTCATGCAACTCATCGCGAGACGCTTAAGGaagttgaaaaacttaaaatggaT ATTCGTCAATTGCCCGAATCGGTTATAGTTGAAACCACAGAATATAAATGCTTGCAATCTCAATTTTCAGTTTTATATAACGAATCTATGCAAATTAAGACTATGCTAGATGAAACTAGAAATCAATTGCAAACTAGTAAGAATCAGCATCTTAGGCAAATTGAAGTTATGGAAAGTGAAGAACTTATTGCCCAGAAAAAGGTTCGCAGCGAAATGATCCAAATGGAAGATGTATTGGCACAGATTCGCAAGGAATATGAAACATTTAGAATTGAATTTGAACAGAATATGGCTGCTAATGAGCAAACAGCTCCGATAAATCGGGAGATGCGTCATTTAATAACTTCTTTGCAGAATCACAATGGTCAGCTGAAGGGCGAAGTGCAACGTTACAAACGGAAATACAAAGACACATCTGCCGATAAT TTGAGAAAGGAACTTGAAGATATGGTTATTAAGTTAGAAGGAACTAAGAACCAATCATCATCAAATGATGAATTTAAACAAGAAGGATCGATTAAGGAAGAGATTGGCGTTGATCCATTGGTGTCTGTTAAAGAAGAGAATGCTGAAGCACATGTTAAAG TTGAAGGCGATGATGCAGATGATGATTCCAGGGAACCAAAAGAGGGAGGTGTTAAACAGGAAAAAAATCTTTCTTCTTCTCCGGTTGATAAAAAGGAAGTTCAAGCTTGTACCGGTGGTGGTTCCAATGTCAAGGTAGAAAGAGACACAAAAgatgttcaaaaaattaaagaaaacaaaacaaccgAGTCGGAGCTTGTAAGAGATTTAAAAGCACAATTAAA AAAAGCTATTAACGATCAAAAGGAGATGAAACTATTGCTAGATATGTATAAAGGAGTTCCAAAGGACCAGCGCGATAAGGTACAGTTGATGGCAACCGAGAAAAAACTTCGTTCAGAGATTGAGGAGTTAagacaacaaattaaaaaaattcaagaaagtaAGCGGGAAGAGCGTAAAAAGTTGGCCGATGAGGAAGCAATACGAAAAATTAAGCAACTCgaagaacaaaaatatgaattacaAAAACAAGTTGCAAGTCAAAAGCCAGTTGAAAACACATGGGGTGCAGCACCAGGATATGTAAGGCCATTTGTTGGTTCCCATGAAGAAGAAGCTTTGCTTAACGAAATGGAGGTTACTGGTCAGGCGTTTGAAGATATGCAAGAACAAAACTCCCGACTCATACAGCAACTTCGTGAAAAGGATGATGCCAACTTCAAACTGATGTCCGAACGTATTAAAGCAAATCAGATGCATAAGCTATTAAGAGaggaaaaacaaatattggACGATCGCATGGCCACAAGAGATACACAAATTGAAGCTATGCatatagttttaagaaaattagaagaaaaagaACGAAACTTGCAAAATACAGTTGCTACCATAGAAAAAGAGTTGGTTTTACGTCAACAAGCAATGGAAATGCACAAACGCAAGGCTATTGAGTCTGCCCAATCTGCGGCTGATCTAAAACTTCACTTAGAGAAGTATCACTCCCAGATGAAAGAAGCCCAACAAGTGGTTGCTGAGAAGACAAGTTCACTTGAAGCAGAAGCCTACAAGACTAAACGCTTGCAAGAAGAATTGGCACAGTTCAAGCGCAAAGCGGaacgtatgaaaaaaattgaaatggcaGGAACAACAATAGACGAAGTTATGTTAGAAGAAATAAGAGAATATAAAGAGACTCTCACTTGTCCTTCGTGCAAGGTTAAGAGGAAAGATGCTGTTCTTTCCAAATGCTTCCATGTATTTTGTTACGACTGTTTAAGAACACGTTATGATACGCGTCAACGCAAGTGTCCGAAGTGCAACTGTGCTTTTGGAGCCAATGATTATCATCGCTTATATCTTACATAA
- the LOC129908267 gene encoding E3 ubiquitin-protein ligase Bre1 isoform X1 produces MSKRLADEASNASGSTIGQPPIKKVHFEPHLIGPVSTLEEMDIKVLEFQNKKLAQRIEQRMRTEAELRHRIEQLEKRQTQDDAVLNVVNRYWNQLNEDIRVLLQRFDAETADESENKNENEVTTSFLTQLSTWDKEELDDKLANRVQVSKRAVAKIVQVIDRLMQRNEKITVALKSDTVEDGDKMPPIEETLKQSHIEIMTENRNLQNLNTSLHEKFHTMSLKMKEYQDALTAKETENAELKNQIDELQYDLEKIHCRNDKLENHLAEAIEKLKAYHQMHGDPSKSTSSAVKGTTPTNVNSQHFEDLQKELEEHRELSNNRLQELDKLHATHRETLKEVEKLKMDIRQLPESVIVETTEYKCLQSQFSVLYNESMQIKTMLDETRNQLQTSKNQHLRQIEVMESEELIAQKKVRSEMIQMEDVLAQIRKEYETFRIEFEQNMAANEQTAPINREMRHLITSLQNHNGQLKGEVQRYKRKYKDTSADNVKLRKELEDMVIKLEGTKNQSSSNDEFKQEGSIKEEIGVDPLVSVKEENAEAHVKVEGDDADDDSREPKEGGVKQEKNLSSSPVDKKEVQACTGGGSNVKVERDTKDVQKIKENKTTESELVRDLKAQLKKAINDQKEMKLLLDMYKGVPKDQRDKVQLMATEKKLRSEIEELRQQIKKIQESKREERKKLADEEAIRKIKQLEEQKYELQKQVASQKPVENTWGAAPGYVRPFVGSHEEEALLNEMEVTGQAFEDMQEQNSRLIQQLREKDDANFKLMSERIKANQMHKLLREEKQILDDRMATRDTQIEAMHIVLRKLEEKERNLQNTVATIEKELVLRQQAMEMHKRKAIESAQSAADLKLHLEKYHSQMKEAQQVVAEKTSSLEAEAYKTKRLQEELAQFKRKAERMKKIEMAGTTIDEVMLEEIREYKETLTCPSCKVKRKDAVLSKCFHVFCYDCLRTRYDTRQRKCPKCNCAFGANDYHRLYLT; encoded by the exons ATGTCCAAGAGATTAGCAGACGAGGCAAGCAATGCCAGTGGTTCCACCATTGGCCAACctccaataaaaaaagttcatttcgaACCTCATTTAATTGGACCGGTTTCCACTTTAGAAGAAATGGATATCAAAGTCTTAGAATTCCAAAACAAGAAACTCGCCCAACGCATTGAACAACGAATGCGAACAGAGGCCGAGCTCCGCCACAGAATAGAGCAACTTGAAAAACGACAGACACAAGACGATGCTGTCCTCAATGTCGTCAACAGATATTGGAATCAACTCAATGAAGACATTCGTGTACTCTTGCAGCGTTTCGATGCCGAAACTGCTGACGAGTCAgagaacaaaaatgaaaacgaagTAACAACATCGTTCTTAACCCAATTATCTACTTGGGATAAAGAAGAACTCGATGATAAGCTTGCAAATCGGGTTCAAGTTTCCAAGAGAGCTGTTGCAAAAATTGTCCAAGTCATAGACAGACTAATGCAAAGAAATGAAAAGATAACAGTCGCACTTAAAAGTGACACTGTCGAGGATGGCGACAAAATGCCACCCATTGAAGAGACTCTTAAGCAATCGCATATTGAAATAATGACGGAAAATAGGAACTTACAGAACCTAAATACATCTCTGCATGAGAAATTCCATACCATGTCACTGAAAATGAAAGAATACCAAGATGCTCTCACGGCTAAGGAAACAGAAAACGCAGAGCTCAAGAATCAAATTGATGAGCTCCAATATGACTTGGAGAAGATCCATTGTCGCAATGACAAGTTGGAGAATCATTTGGCTGAAGCCATTGAGAAGTTGAAGGCTTATCATCAAATGCATGGTGATCCAAGTAAATCAACATCTTCTGCTGTCAAAGGAACGACTCCGACTAATGTAAACAGTCAGCACTTTGAAGATCTTCAGAAGGAACTTGAAGAACATCGTGAGTTGTCCAATAATCGACTCCAAGAGTTGGATAAACTTCATGCAACTCATCGCGAGACGCTTAAGGaagttgaaaaacttaaaatggaT ATTCGTCAATTGCCCGAATCGGTTATAGTTGAAACCACAGAATATAAATGCTTGCAATCTCAATTTTCAGTTTTATATAACGAATCTATGCAAATTAAGACTATGCTAGATGAAACTAGAAATCAATTGCAAACTAGTAAGAATCAGCATCTTAGGCAAATTGAAGTTATGGAAAGTGAAGAACTTATTGCCCAGAAAAAGGTTCGCAGCGAAATGATCCAAATGGAAGATGTATTGGCACAGATTCGCAAGGAATATGAAACATTTAGAATTGAATTTGAACAGAATATGGCTGCTAATGAGCAAACAGCTCCGATAAATCGGGAGATGCGTCATTTAATAACTTCTTTGCAGAATCACAATGGTCAGCTGAAGGGCGAAGTGCAACGTTACAAACGGAAATACAAAGACACATCTGCCGATAATGTTAAG TTGAGAAAGGAACTTGAAGATATGGTTATTAAGTTAGAAGGAACTAAGAACCAATCATCATCAAATGATGAATTTAAACAAGAAGGATCGATTAAGGAAGAGATTGGCGTTGATCCATTGGTGTCTGTTAAAGAAGAGAATGCTGAAGCACATGTTAAAG TTGAAGGCGATGATGCAGATGATGATTCCAGGGAACCAAAAGAGGGAGGTGTTAAACAGGAAAAAAATCTTTCTTCTTCTCCGGTTGATAAAAAGGAAGTTCAAGCTTGTACCGGTGGTGGTTCCAATGTCAAGGTAGAAAGAGACACAAAAgatgttcaaaaaattaaagaaaacaaaacaaccgAGTCGGAGCTTGTAAGAGATTTAAAAGCACAATTAAA AAAAGCTATTAACGATCAAAAGGAGATGAAACTATTGCTAGATATGTATAAAGGAGTTCCAAAGGACCAGCGCGATAAGGTACAGTTGATGGCAACCGAGAAAAAACTTCGTTCAGAGATTGAGGAGTTAagacaacaaattaaaaaaattcaagaaagtaAGCGGGAAGAGCGTAAAAAGTTGGCCGATGAGGAAGCAATACGAAAAATTAAGCAACTCgaagaacaaaaatatgaattacaAAAACAAGTTGCAAGTCAAAAGCCAGTTGAAAACACATGGGGTGCAGCACCAGGATATGTAAGGCCATTTGTTGGTTCCCATGAAGAAGAAGCTTTGCTTAACGAAATGGAGGTTACTGGTCAGGCGTTTGAAGATATGCAAGAACAAAACTCCCGACTCATACAGCAACTTCGTGAAAAGGATGATGCCAACTTCAAACTGATGTCCGAACGTATTAAAGCAAATCAGATGCATAAGCTATTAAGAGaggaaaaacaaatattggACGATCGCATGGCCACAAGAGATACACAAATTGAAGCTATGCatatagttttaagaaaattagaagaaaaagaACGAAACTTGCAAAATACAGTTGCTACCATAGAAAAAGAGTTGGTTTTACGTCAACAAGCAATGGAAATGCACAAACGCAAGGCTATTGAGTCTGCCCAATCTGCGGCTGATCTAAAACTTCACTTAGAGAAGTATCACTCCCAGATGAAAGAAGCCCAACAAGTGGTTGCTGAGAAGACAAGTTCACTTGAAGCAGAAGCCTACAAGACTAAACGCTTGCAAGAAGAATTGGCACAGTTCAAGCGCAAAGCGGaacgtatgaaaaaaattgaaatggcaGGAACAACAATAGACGAAGTTATGTTAGAAGAAATAAGAGAATATAAAGAGACTCTCACTTGTCCTTCGTGCAAGGTTAAGAGGAAAGATGCTGTTCTTTCCAAATGCTTCCATGTATTTTGTTACGACTGTTTAAGAACACGTTATGATACGCGTCAACGCAAGTGTCCGAAGTGCAACTGTGCTTTTGGAGCCAATGATTATCATCGCTTATATCTTACATAA
- the LOC129908268 gene encoding uncharacterized protein LOC129908268, which translates to MEFWERLDDQESVNFGYNSSPGIDFQLKNKDQWRKILGTFDLIKDKTPENKTNLRRKPSIRKKQIIKRNISRNTPSRSILSSNFANTENEPNSTQPNLDESEIVWSSSNEESDNSSDTANINMKSKVSNRKNHLKLSHYETEINWSSSDSENDENSTQKSRLCSVSSQIDSESDLNLFLREIEKDLRRTKKINQRLTTKKGGYGDRFRRAVNKAKSDTCFLDYEHKAEIIFGTRGVIREKKVSYGSCFSNVQLETGSKECMFLGKNLQANDVGSSVVCFLDDSQFYTVNGSNVYIQPNKVIRS; encoded by the exons GATTAGATGATCAAGAATCTGTTAATTTTGGCTACAACTCATCACCAGGAATAGACTTTCAATTa aaAAACAAAGATCAATGGCGAAAGATCTTGGGAACATTTGATCTCATCAAAGACAAAACtccagaaaacaaaacaaatcttcGAAGAAAACCTTCGATTCGAAAGAAACAAATCATAAAGCGAAATATATCAAGAAATACACCAAGTAGATCTATACTATCATCTAACTTTGCAAACACAGAAAACGAACCAAATTCTACTCAACCAAATTTGGATGAATCTGAGATTGTTTGGTCTTCATCAAACGAAGAATCGGATAATTCTTCAGACACCGCAAATATAAACATGAAATCAAAAGTTTCAAATCGTAAAAATCATTTGAAACTTAGTCATTACGAAACGGAGATCAATTGGTCATCCTCCGATTCCGAAAATGATGAAAACTCCACTCAAAAGAGTCGCCTCTGCTCTGTTTCCTCACAAATTGATTCCGAATCCGACCTGAACTTATTTCTTAGAGAAATAGAAAAGGATCTTCGTCGAACAAAGAAGATTAATCAAAgactaacaacaaaaaaaggagGATATGGAGATCGTTTTCGAAGAGCCGTTAACAAAGCAAAGTCAGACACATGCTTCCTAGACTATGAACACAAAGCAGAAATAATATTTGGTACCAGAGGAGTTATAAGAGAAAAGAAGGTGTCTTACGGATCATGTTTTTCAAATGTTCAACTGGAAACAGGATCAAAAGAATGCATGTTCTTGGGGAAAAACCTGCAAGCAAATGATGTTGGGAGTTCTGTAGTTTGCTTTCTTGATGATTCTCAATTTTATACCGTAAATGGTAGCAATGTGTACATACAACCCAATAAAGTGATtagatcttaa